The Pan paniscus chromosome 12, NHGRI_mPanPan1-v2.0_pri, whole genome shotgun sequence genome window below encodes:
- the DNAJC5G gene encoding dnaJ homolog subfamily C member 5G isoform X2, with amino-acid sequence MSTVKEAAHWLSKSEMSVYAVLDLKKGASPEDIKKSYRKLALRYHPDKNPGNAQAAEIFKEINAAHAILSDSKKRKIYDQHGSLGIYLYDHFGEEGVRYYFILNSCWFKTLVILCTLLTCCCFCCCCYFCCGALKPPPEQDSGRKYQQNVQSQPPRSGAKRDFRSEENSEDDF; translated from the exons ATGTCTACTGTGAAGGAAGCAGCACACTGGCTGTCCAAAAGTGAGATGAGCGTCTATGCAGTGCTGGATCTTAAGAAGGGCGCCTCACCTGAAGACATCAAAAAATCCTACAG GAAACTGGCCTTGCGGTATCATCCCGACAAGAATCCAGGGAATGCTCAAGCAGCAGAAATATTCAAAGAGATCAACGCAGCTCATGCCATACTGAGCGACTCTAAGAAGCGGAAAATTTACGACCAGCATGGCTCATTGGGAATATATCTGTATGATCACTTTGGTGAAGAAGGCGTCAGATACTATTTTATTCTGAATAGTTGTTGGTTCAAG ACACTTGTCATCCTGTGTACCCTGCTCACTTGTTGCTGTTTCTGTTGTTGCTGCTATTTTTGCTGTGGAGCACTTAAACCACCACCTGAGCAGGATAGTGGGAGGAAATATCAGCAGAATGTCCAGAGTCAGCCTCCAAGGTCAG GAGCCAAACGTGACTTTAGAAGCGAGGAAAATAGCGAAGATGATTTTTAA
- the SLC30A3 gene encoding probable proton-coupled zinc antiporter SLC30A3 isoform X1 produces the protein MEPSPAAGGLETTRLVSPRDRGGAGGSLRLKSLFTEPSEPLPEESKPVEMPFHHCHRDPLPPPGLTPERLHARRQLYAACAVCFVFMAGEVVGGYLAHSLAIMTDAAHLLADVGSMMGSLFSLWLSTRPATRTMTFGWHRSETLGALASVVSLWMVTGILLYLAFVRLLHSDYHIEGGAMLLTASIAVCANLLMAFVLHQAGPPHSHGSRGAEYAPLEEGPEEPLPLGNTSVRAAFVHVLGDLLQSFGVLAASILIYFKPQYKAADPISTFLFSICALGSTAPTLRDVLRILMEGTPRNVGFEPVRDTLLSVPGVRATHELHLWALTLTYHAASAHLAIDSTADPEAVLAEASSRLYSRFGFSSCTLQVEQYQPEMAQCLRCQEPPQA, from the exons ATGGAGCCCTCTCCAGCCGCTGGGGGCTTGGAGACCACTCGCCTGGTGAGCCCCCGGGACCGCGGTGGCGCCGGCGGCAGCCTGCGTTTGAAGAG tctcttcacAGAGCCCTCAGAGCCCCTCCCTGAGGAGTCCAAACCTGTGGAGATGCCCTTCCACCACTGCCACAGGGACCCCCTTCCGCCGCCGGGCCTCACCCCTGAGAGGCTGCATGCACGGAGGCAGCTATATGCTGCCTGTGCCGTGTGCTTTGtcttcatggctggggaggtggtCG GCGGGTATCTGGCAcacagcctggccatcatgaccGATGCAGCCCACTTGCTGGCGGATGTGGGCAGCATGATGGGCAGCCTCTTCTCCCTCTGGCTCTCTACCCGTCCAGCCACCCGCACCATGACCTTTGGCTGGCACCGTTCAG AGACTCTGGGGGCTTTGGCCTCTGTGGTCTCCCTCTGGATGGTCACTGGCATCCTCCTGTACCTGGCCTTCGTCCGCCTGCTGCACAGCGACTACCACATCGAGGGGGGTGCCATGCTGCTGACCGCCAGCATCGCAGTCTGTGCCAACCTGTT AATGGCCTTTGTGCTGCACCAGGCTGGGCCCCCCCACAGCCACGGGTCTAGGGGAGCAGAGTATGCACCGCTGGAGGAGGGGCCTGAAGAGCCCCTGCCCCTGGGGAACACCAGCGTCCGGGCGGCATTTGTGCACGTGCTGGGGGACCTCCTGCAGAGCTTTGGGGTACTGGCTGCCTCCATCCTCATCTACTTCAAG cctcaataCAAGGCAGCCGACCCCATCAGCACCTTCCTCTTCTCCATCTGTGCCCTTGGATCCACGGCTCCCACCCTCCGAGACGTTCTTCGAATCCTCATGGAAG GTACCCCCCGCAATGTGGGGTTCGAACCTGTGCGGGATACGCTGTTGTCGGTGCCAGGAGTCCGGGCAACCCATGAGCTGCACCTGTGGGCCCTTACGCTCACTTACCATGCTGCCTCTGCACACCTGGCCATCG ACTCCACCGCTGACCCTGAAGCCGTCCTGGCTGAAGCCTCATCCCGGCTCTACTCCCGGTTTGGATTCTCCAGCTGCACCCTGCAGGTCGAGCAGTACCAGCCGGAGATGGCCCAGTGCCTGCGCTGCCAGGAACCCCCCCAAGCCTGA
- the DNAJC5G gene encoding dnaJ homolog subfamily C member 5G isoform X1 produces MSTVKEAAHWLSKSEMSVYAVLDLKKGASPEDIKKSYSHSALLPHPPFGYRLGRKLALRYHPDKNPGNAQAAEIFKEINAAHAILSDSKKRKIYDQHGSLGIYLYDHFGEEGVRYYFILNSCWFKTLVILCTLLTCCCFCCCCYFCCGALKPPPEQDSGRKYQQNVQSQPPRSGADPVRVPSAAQSPGHIEERSK; encoded by the exons ATGTCTACTGTGAAGGAAGCAGCACACTGGCTGTCCAAAAGTGAGATGAGCGTCTATGCAGTGCTGGATCTTAAGAAGGGCGCCTCACCTGAAGACATCAAAAAATCCTACAG CCATTCCGCATTGCTTCCCCACCCTCCTTTTGGGTATCGCCTGGGTAGGAAACTGGCCTTGCGGTATCATCCCGACAAGAATCCAGGGAATGCTCAAGCAGCAGAAATATTCAAAGAGATCAACGCAGCTCATGCCATACTGAGCGACTCTAAGAAGCGGAAAATTTACGACCAGCATGGCTCATTGGGAATATATCTGTATGATCACTTTGGTGAAGAAGGCGTCAGATACTATTTTATTCTGAATAGTTGTTGGTTCAAG ACACTTGTCATCCTGTGTACCCTGCTCACTTGTTGCTGTTTCTGTTGTTGCTGCTATTTTTGCTGTGGAGCACTTAAACCACCACCTGAGCAGGATAGTGGGAGGAAATATCAGCAGAATGTCCAGAGTCAGCCTCCAAGGTCAG GTGCTGACCCAGTGAGGGTGCCTTCTGCTGCCCAGTCCCCTGGACACATTGAAGAGAGGAGCAAGTAG
- the SLC30A3 gene encoding probable proton-coupled zinc antiporter SLC30A3 isoform X2 → MRVAAGARGENIEHLKLRLEARPPTLLLFTEPSEPLPEESKPVEMPFHHCHRDPLPPPGLTPERLHARRQLYAACAVCFVFMAGEVVGGYLAHSLAIMTDAAHLLADVGSMMGSLFSLWLSTRPATRTMTFGWHRSETLGALASVVSLWMVTGILLYLAFVRLLHSDYHIEGGAMLLTASIAVCANLLMAFVLHQAGPPHSHGSRGAEYAPLEEGPEEPLPLGNTSVRAAFVHVLGDLLQSFGVLAASILIYFKPQYKAADPISTFLFSICALGSTAPTLRDVLRILMEGTPRNVGFEPVRDTLLSVPGVRATHELHLWALTLTYHAASAHLAIDSTADPEAVLAEASSRLYSRFGFSSCTLQVEQYQPEMAQCLRCQEPPQA, encoded by the exons ATGAGAG TGGCGGCAGGTGCGAGGGGAGAGAACATTGAGCATTTGAAGCTTCGACTTGAGGCTCGGCCACCGACTTTGCT tctcttcacAGAGCCCTCAGAGCCCCTCCCTGAGGAGTCCAAACCTGTGGAGATGCCCTTCCACCACTGCCACAGGGACCCCCTTCCGCCGCCGGGCCTCACCCCTGAGAGGCTGCATGCACGGAGGCAGCTATATGCTGCCTGTGCCGTGTGCTTTGtcttcatggctggggaggtggtCG GCGGGTATCTGGCAcacagcctggccatcatgaccGATGCAGCCCACTTGCTGGCGGATGTGGGCAGCATGATGGGCAGCCTCTTCTCCCTCTGGCTCTCTACCCGTCCAGCCACCCGCACCATGACCTTTGGCTGGCACCGTTCAG AGACTCTGGGGGCTTTGGCCTCTGTGGTCTCCCTCTGGATGGTCACTGGCATCCTCCTGTACCTGGCCTTCGTCCGCCTGCTGCACAGCGACTACCACATCGAGGGGGGTGCCATGCTGCTGACCGCCAGCATCGCAGTCTGTGCCAACCTGTT AATGGCCTTTGTGCTGCACCAGGCTGGGCCCCCCCACAGCCACGGGTCTAGGGGAGCAGAGTATGCACCGCTGGAGGAGGGGCCTGAAGAGCCCCTGCCCCTGGGGAACACCAGCGTCCGGGCGGCATTTGTGCACGTGCTGGGGGACCTCCTGCAGAGCTTTGGGGTACTGGCTGCCTCCATCCTCATCTACTTCAAG cctcaataCAAGGCAGCCGACCCCATCAGCACCTTCCTCTTCTCCATCTGTGCCCTTGGATCCACGGCTCCCACCCTCCGAGACGTTCTTCGAATCCTCATGGAAG GTACCCCCCGCAATGTGGGGTTCGAACCTGTGCGGGATACGCTGTTGTCGGTGCCAGGAGTCCGGGCAACCCATGAGCTGCACCTGTGGGCCCTTACGCTCACTTACCATGCTGCCTCTGCACACCTGGCCATCG ACTCCACCGCTGACCCTGAAGCCGTCCTGGCTGAAGCCTCATCCCGGCTCTACTCCCGGTTTGGATTCTCCAGCTGCACCCTGCAGGTCGAGCAGTACCAGCCGGAGATGGCCCAGTGCCTGCGCTGCCAGGAACCCCCCCAAGCCTGA